The following are from one region of the Nostoc cf. commune SO-36 genome:
- a CDS encoding Crp/Fnr family transcriptional regulator — protein MEDRYSLQAQANPWMITSAPFFQGLPETAVELALVHLVTRTHPANQVILLENDWGGSVYFIMDGWVKIRTYNLEGKEVTLNILGKGELFGEMAALDEVPRSTDVITLAPTIIGSMPAQDFVKLLQVEPLAGVRLAQLMARRLRQVNRRLRLRESDSQSRVADTLLFLAEGQGKKGQTGTEIPNLPHRELSSLSGLARETVTRVLTRLEKKGLIKRDQDTICVPDLSALERMIV, from the coding sequence ATGGAAGACAGATATAGCTTGCAAGCACAGGCTAATCCCTGGATGATCACCTCCGCTCCCTTTTTTCAAGGGTTGCCAGAAACTGCTGTAGAATTAGCCCTTGTCCATCTTGTTACCCGTACCCACCCAGCCAATCAGGTAATTCTACTGGAAAATGACTGGGGCGGTTCTGTGTACTTTATTATGGATGGATGGGTAAAAATTCGTACCTATAATCTGGAAGGAAAAGAGGTAACGCTGAATATTCTTGGCAAAGGGGAATTGTTTGGTGAAATGGCCGCGCTAGATGAAGTACCTAGATCCACAGATGTGATTACCTTGGCCCCAACAATAATTGGGAGTATGCCTGCTCAAGATTTTGTCAAGCTACTTCAGGTAGAACCCTTGGCAGGAGTTCGATTAGCGCAACTAATGGCACGACGTTTGCGGCAAGTAAATCGCCGATTGCGGTTGCGGGAATCTGATAGCCAGTCAAGAGTAGCAGATACTTTGCTATTTTTGGCAGAAGGACAAGGAAAAAAAGGGCAGACAGGAACTGAAATCCCTAATTTACCTCATCGTGAATTAAGCAGTTTGAGCGGACTGGCGCGGGAAACGGTGACACGAGTATTGACAAGGCTAGAAAAAAAAGGCTTGATTAAACGGGATCAAGACACTATTTGTGTTCCCGATTTGTCAGCCTTAGAAAGAATGATCGTTTAA